A window of Cellulomonas fimi contains these coding sequences:
- a CDS encoding ExeM/NucH family extracellular endonuclease — translation MHAGVKSATGGLAALALAAAGSLAAATQAAAAPSPTAPLVINEVYGGGGNSGAPFNRDFVELVNTTTAPVSVDGWAVQYASATGTSWQVTALSGSVAAGDSLLVGMGSGATGAAFEVDVEGTTLMGASNGKVALTSSATALTCGAAANPCSTQAAVVDLVGYGTATDFSGTGAAPAASNTTSVSRNATHTNTADNAADFTAGTPTPQKSGDGSDPGDPGDGAYTIAEIQGTGAASPLQGATVTTTGVVTAAYPTGGFNGYVIQTAGTGGALDPTRTASDAIFVFSSATVGSVAIGDHVEVTGVVSEFNGLTEITVAAGGVEALATPGAVTPLSGGWPTTAEAREAIESMLLAPTGDFTVANTFSTNQYGEVGLAAGTTPLLQPTEVGRPGSAEATATVADDAARGVVLDDGATTNFLSSANQSQTPPYVSLTNPVRVGAAATFQAPVIVDYRNNAWKLNPTSQYVAGGTAPVTFENDRTASPADVGGDVKVASFNVLNYFTTLGAQGATCVPFRDRTGDPVTVDEGCAQRGAWDPADLQRQQDKIVAAINALDADVVGLLEIENSAVVDGVADEALGTLVDALNAEAGAGTWAFVPSSADLPAVELQDTITNALIYRTASVERTGDARALGTASADGQAFANAREPIAQAFTPVAGGEPVLVVVNHLKSKGSAGPWPGDADAGDGQGASNESRVRQATALRDWVPTIQGDTEAVALVGDFNAYTHEDPLQVLYDAGYVDAVDQLAPGQWSYTFSGLSGSLDHVLLNAAARERATGADVWEINAEESIALEYSRYNYHGTLFYADDVYRSSDHDPVVVGLTAGDNTGPVDLTFLNINDFHGRIDANTVKFAGTVEKERAAAPGPVAFLSAGDNIGASLFASAVQQDQPTIDVLNALELRASAVGNHEFDGGFSDLTGRVVPAADFTYLGANVYQKGTTTPALPEYALLDMGGVTVGVIGAVTEETPTLVTPGGIATLDFGDPVEAVNRVAAQLTDGDASNGEADVLVAEYHEGAGAGTPDGATLEEEVAAGGAFAAIVEDTSAAVDAIFTGHTHKQYAWEGPIPGDADRTRPIVQTGSYGEFIGKVVLTYDPETDEVTAHTQTNVPRTTDADATLISTFPRVAAVNQIVTDALAYAAVVGNQPVGSVTADITTAYSGGSYVNGVYVGSGPLPSTGRDDRSKESTLGGLVANSLLDTLAAPERGGADIGVVNPGGMRNELFYAPDGVITYAEANAVLPFVNNLWTTTLRGDQVKTMLEQQWQTNRDGTIPSRPYLQLGLSSNVTYTYDPDAPLGSHITSVTVNGEPLDPEAEYRIGTFSFLAQGGDNFRVFEDGADTADSGLIDRDAWIAYLQAHPNLSPDFARQAVGLADVPTTVEAGGQLAFDVTGLDLTSLGSPLNTSLDVRVDGQSIGTAAVTNGAATVAVTVPEGTPAGAHVLTLVASPSGTTVTLPLTVEEGRASSTTTLTAKPTSQVFGKSKAKLTATVTSDAAVKGATVEFVAGDTVLGAETLSKQGKATFTLPASTPAGTYEVVARFAGTADVAPSQSEPVTVTVTQVKTHTGLLATRTTQKQGSLLPTLLVAGVVQENLRIPSGKVEIREGTTVVSRHDVVLGVAIGRVPHDAPVGTHTYTATFVPSDPNVAPSTSDPVTVRVTR, via the coding sequence GTGCACGCAGGAGTGAAGTCGGCGACCGGGGGCCTCGCAGCCCTCGCGCTGGCGGCGGCCGGGTCACTGGCCGCGGCGACACAGGCGGCAGCGGCGCCGTCACCCACGGCGCCCCTGGTCATCAACGAGGTGTACGGCGGGGGCGGCAACTCCGGCGCGCCGTTCAACCGCGACTTCGTCGAGCTGGTGAACACGACCACGGCACCCGTCAGCGTCGACGGGTGGGCGGTGCAGTACGCGTCGGCGACGGGGACGTCCTGGCAGGTCACGGCCCTGTCGGGGTCCGTGGCCGCCGGGGACAGCCTGCTCGTCGGCATGGGCTCGGGCGCGACGGGGGCCGCGTTCGAGGTCGACGTCGAGGGCACGACGCTCATGGGCGCGTCGAACGGCAAGGTCGCGCTGACGTCGAGCGCGACCGCGCTCACGTGCGGAGCCGCCGCGAACCCGTGCAGCACGCAGGCGGCGGTCGTCGACCTCGTCGGCTACGGCACGGCGACCGACTTCAGCGGCACGGGGGCGGCCCCCGCGGCGTCCAACACCACCTCGGTGTCGCGCAACGCGACCCACACGAACACCGCGGACAACGCGGCCGACTTCACCGCCGGGACGCCCACGCCGCAGAAGTCCGGCGACGGCAGCGACCCGGGCGACCCGGGTGACGGCGCGTACACGATCGCGGAGATCCAGGGCACCGGCGCGGCGTCGCCGCTGCAGGGTGCGACGGTCACGACGACGGGTGTCGTCACGGCGGCGTACCCGACGGGCGGCTTCAACGGCTACGTGATCCAGACGGCCGGCACGGGCGGCGCGCTCGACCCGACGCGCACGGCGTCGGACGCGATCTTCGTGTTCTCGTCGGCGACCGTCGGCTCGGTGGCGATCGGCGACCACGTCGAGGTCACGGGCGTCGTGAGCGAGTTCAACGGGCTCACGGAGATCACGGTCGCGGCGGGTGGCGTCGAGGCGCTCGCCACGCCCGGCGCGGTCACGCCGCTGAGCGGCGGCTGGCCGACGACGGCCGAGGCGCGCGAGGCGATCGAGTCGATGCTGCTGGCGCCGACCGGTGACTTCACCGTCGCGAACACGTTCTCCACCAACCAGTACGGCGAGGTCGGCCTCGCGGCGGGCACGACGCCGCTGCTCCAGCCGACCGAGGTCGGGCGTCCGGGCTCCGCGGAGGCGACGGCGACCGTCGCGGACGACGCGGCGCGCGGCGTCGTGCTCGACGACGGCGCGACGACGAACTTCCTGTCGTCGGCGAACCAGTCGCAGACGCCGCCGTACGTCTCGCTCACGAACCCGGTCCGCGTCGGTGCCGCCGCGACGTTCCAGGCGCCCGTGATCGTCGACTACCGCAACAACGCGTGGAAGCTCAACCCGACCAGCCAGTACGTGGCGGGCGGGACCGCGCCGGTGACGTTCGAGAACGACCGCACCGCATCGCCCGCCGACGTCGGCGGCGACGTCAAGGTGGCGTCGTTCAACGTGCTCAACTACTTCACGACCCTCGGCGCGCAGGGCGCGACGTGCGTGCCGTTCCGTGACCGCACGGGTGACCCCGTCACGGTCGACGAGGGCTGCGCGCAGCGCGGTGCGTGGGACCCAGCGGACCTCCAGCGTCAGCAGGACAAGATCGTCGCGGCGATCAACGCGCTCGACGCGGACGTCGTGGGCCTGCTCGAGATCGAGAACTCGGCGGTCGTCGACGGCGTCGCGGACGAGGCGCTCGGCACCCTGGTCGACGCGCTCAACGCCGAGGCTGGGGCCGGCACGTGGGCGTTCGTCCCGTCGTCGGCGGACCTGCCGGCGGTCGAGCTGCAGGACACCATCACCAACGCGCTGATCTACCGCACCGCGTCGGTCGAGCGGACGGGCGACGCCCGCGCGCTCGGCACGGCCAGCGCCGACGGCCAGGCGTTCGCGAACGCGCGCGAGCCGATCGCACAGGCGTTCACGCCCGTCGCGGGCGGCGAGCCGGTGCTCGTCGTCGTCAACCACCTCAAGTCGAAGGGCTCGGCCGGTCCGTGGCCCGGTGACGCGGACGCGGGCGACGGGCAGGGCGCGTCGAACGAGTCGCGCGTCCGCCAGGCGACCGCGCTGCGGGACTGGGTGCCGACGATCCAGGGCGACACCGAGGCCGTCGCGCTCGTCGGCGACTTCAACGCGTACACGCACGAGGACCCGCTGCAGGTCCTGTACGACGCCGGCTACGTCGACGCGGTCGACCAGCTCGCGCCGGGGCAGTGGTCGTACACGTTCTCCGGGCTGTCCGGCTCGCTCGACCACGTGCTCCTCAACGCCGCCGCGCGTGAGCGCGCGACAGGGGCCGACGTGTGGGAAATCAACGCCGAGGAGTCCATCGCGCTGGAGTACAGCCGGTACAACTACCACGGCACGCTCTTCTACGCGGACGACGTGTACCGGTCGTCCGACCACGACCCGGTCGTCGTCGGACTCACCGCCGGGGACAACACCGGCCCGGTCGACCTCACGTTCCTCAACATCAACGACTTCCACGGGCGCATCGACGCCAACACCGTGAAGTTCGCGGGGACGGTCGAGAAGGAGCGCGCGGCGGCCCCCGGCCCGGTCGCGTTCCTGTCGGCGGGCGACAACATCGGCGCCTCGCTGTTCGCGTCGGCGGTCCAGCAGGACCAGCCGACGATCGACGTGCTGAACGCGCTCGAGCTGCGCGCGTCCGCGGTCGGCAACCACGAGTTCGACGGCGGGTTCAGCGACCTCACCGGGCGCGTGGTCCCGGCGGCGGACTTCACCTACCTCGGCGCGAACGTCTACCAGAAGGGCACGACGACCCCGGCGCTGCCGGAGTACGCGCTGCTCGACATGGGCGGCGTGACCGTCGGCGTCATCGGCGCCGTCACCGAGGAGACCCCGACGCTCGTCACCCCGGGCGGCATCGCGACGCTCGACTTCGGCGACCCCGTCGAGGCCGTCAACCGCGTCGCGGCGCAGCTCACCGACGGCGACGCGTCGAACGGCGAGGCCGACGTGCTCGTCGCCGAGTACCACGAGGGCGCCGGCGCCGGCACGCCCGACGGCGCGACGCTCGAGGAGGAGGTCGCCGCCGGCGGCGCCTTCGCGGCGATCGTCGAGGACACGTCGGCCGCGGTCGACGCGATCTTCACCGGCCACACCCACAAGCAGTACGCGTGGGAGGGTCCGATCCCCGGTGACGCCGACCGGACGCGGCCGATCGTCCAGACCGGTTCCTACGGCGAGTTCATCGGCAAGGTCGTGCTGACGTACGACCCGGAGACGGACGAGGTCACGGCGCACACGCAGACCAACGTGCCGCGCACCACGGACGCCGACGCGACGCTCATCAGCACGTTCCCGCGCGTCGCGGCGGTCAACCAGATCGTCACCGACGCGCTCGCGTACGCGGCCGTCGTCGGCAACCAGCCCGTCGGTTCCGTGACCGCGGACATCACGACCGCGTACTCCGGCGGCTCCTACGTGAACGGCGTCTACGTCGGCTCGGGCCCGCTGCCCAGCACCGGCCGCGACGACCGGTCCAAGGAGTCGACGCTCGGCGGCCTGGTGGCGAACTCGCTGCTCGACACGCTCGCCGCACCCGAGCGTGGCGGTGCCGACATCGGCGTCGTCAACCCGGGCGGCATGCGCAACGAGCTGTTCTACGCGCCCGACGGCGTCATCACCTACGCCGAGGCCAACGCGGTCCTGCCGTTCGTCAACAACCTCTGGACCACGACCCTCAGGGGCGACCAGGTGAAGACGATGCTCGAGCAGCAGTGGCAGACCAACCGGGACGGCACCATCCCGAGCCGCCCCTACCTGCAGCTCGGCCTGTCGTCGAACGTCACCTACACGTACGACCCCGATGCACCGCTCGGGTCGCACATCACGTCGGTCACGGTGAACGGCGAGCCGCTCGACCCGGAGGCCGAGTACCGCATCGGCACGTTCTCGTTCCTCGCGCAGGGCGGCGACAACTTCCGGGTGTTCGAGGACGGCGCCGACACGGCGGACTCGGGTCTCATCGACCGGGACGCGTGGATCGCCTACCTGCAGGCGCACCCGAACCTGTCGCCGGACTTCGCGCGGCAGGCCGTGGGCCTCGCCGACGTGCCGACGACCGTCGAGGCGGGCGGTCAGCTCGCGTTCGACGTCACCGGGCTCGACCTGACGAGCCTCGGCTCGCCGCTCAACACGTCGCTCGACGTGCGCGTCGACGGCCAGTCGATCGGCACGGCTGCCGTGACGAACGGCGCGGCCACGGTCGCCGTGACCGTCCCGGAGGGCACCCCCGCCGGGGCGCACGTCCTCACGCTCGTCGCGAGCCCCAGCGGCACCACCGTGACGCTGCCGCTCACGGTCGAGGAGGGCCGGGCGTCGTCCACCACGACGCTCACCGCGAAGCCGACGAGCCAGGTCTTCGGCAAGTCGAAGGCCAAGCTCACCGCGACGGTCACGTCCGACGCGGCCGTGAAGGGGGCCACCGTCGAGTTCGTCGCCGGTGACACCGTCCTCGGCGCCGAGACCCTGTCGAAGCAGGGCAAGGCGACCTTCACGCTCCCGGCGAGCACGCCCGCCGGGACCTACGAGGTCGTCGCCCGGTTCGCCGGTACCGCCGACGTGGCGCCGTCGCAGTCCGAGCCGGTGACGGTCACCGTCACCCAGGTGAAGACGCACACGGGCTTGCTCGCCACCCGCACGACGCAGAAGCAGGGCTCGCTCCTGCCGACGCTGCTCGTCGCGGGCGTCGTGCAGGAGAACCTGCGGATCCCGTCCGGGAAGGTCGAGATCCGTGAGGGCACCACCGTGGTCAGCCGCCACGACGTCGTCCTCGGTGTCGCGATCGGTCGTGTGCCGCACGACGCGCCCGTCGGGACGCACACCTACACCGCGACCTTCGTGCCGAGCGACCCGAACGTCGCGCCCAGCACGAGCGACCCGGTGACGGTCCGCGTCACGCGCTGA
- the pheT gene encoding phenylalanine--tRNA ligase subunit beta, with amino-acid sequence MPRVPLTWLADHVDLPAGLTAEQLAADLVRVGLEEEAIHPAAVTGPLVVGEVVERTPEPQKNGKTINWCRVDVGPEHNEPGGSPRGIVCGAHNFDVGDKVVVALPGAVLPGPFPIASRKTYGHVSDGMICSARELGLGDDHAGIIVLSTLGIDAPVGTDARELLGLGDEVLEINVTPDRGYAFSMRGVAREYAHATGATFTDRGLPTPEQREPASGGVAVELEDDAPVHGVPGADRFVAQVVRGVRANDPSPQWMQRRLTQAGMRPLGLAVDVTNYVMLDLGQPTHAYDLAKVTAPVVVRRARAGERLVTLDGVDRALDPEDLLITDSTGERAGRVLGLAGVMGGGDSEVGEDTTDLLIEAAHFDPVSVARTSRRHKLSSEAAKRFERGVDPQLPRVAVARVVELLVEHGGGVPDDGLTDVDRTSEPPTITLPVDLPGRLVGVPYTVDEVRTVLTRIGAVVSDAGDDALAVRVPSWRPDLLVPVDLVEEVARLRGYDAIPSTLPVAPAGRGLTDGQRTRRSVARALAEAGFVEVLTYPFVSTEQLDALALPEEDDRRRAARLVNPLAESHPYLRTNLLVTLLDAARRNVGRGQSDLAVFEIGLVTRPAPDAPAAPRLPGGVRPSDDDLAAIEAAVPAQPRRVAGVLAGAAEPAGWWGSGRRADHTDAIAAARRVAEVVGVDVVLTADAEHLPWHPGRCARIALADGTLVGHAGELHPNVVVAHGLPSRASAFELDLDVLLAAAPTEPTQAHPVSSFPLAKEDVALVVPATVPAADVLDAVRTGAAAGPAGDVVEDVRLFDVYVGDQVPDGTRSLAFSLRLRAADRTLTAQETAGVREAVVAEAQRRFGATLRA; translated from the coding sequence ATGCCCCGCGTTCCCCTGACGTGGCTCGCCGACCACGTCGACCTGCCCGCCGGCCTCACCGCCGAGCAGCTCGCCGCCGACCTCGTGCGCGTCGGGCTCGAGGAGGAGGCGATCCACCCGGCCGCCGTCACCGGGCCGCTGGTCGTGGGCGAGGTCGTCGAGCGCACGCCCGAGCCGCAGAAGAACGGCAAGACGATCAACTGGTGCCGCGTCGACGTGGGCCCGGAGCACAACGAGCCCGGCGGGTCCCCGCGCGGGATCGTGTGTGGCGCGCACAACTTCGACGTGGGCGACAAGGTCGTCGTCGCGCTGCCCGGTGCGGTGCTGCCCGGGCCGTTCCCGATCGCGTCGCGCAAGACGTACGGCCACGTGTCGGACGGCATGATCTGCTCCGCGCGCGAGCTCGGCCTGGGCGACGACCACGCTGGCATCATCGTGCTGTCCACGCTCGGGATCGACGCTCCCGTCGGTACCGACGCGCGCGAGCTGCTCGGGCTCGGCGACGAGGTGCTCGAGATCAACGTGACGCCCGACCGCGGGTACGCGTTCTCGATGCGCGGGGTCGCCCGCGAGTACGCGCACGCCACGGGTGCGACGTTCACCGACCGCGGGCTGCCGACGCCGGAGCAGCGCGAGCCCGCGTCGGGCGGCGTCGCCGTCGAGCTCGAGGACGACGCGCCGGTCCACGGCGTGCCCGGCGCGGACCGGTTCGTCGCGCAGGTCGTGCGCGGCGTCCGGGCGAACGACCCGTCGCCGCAGTGGATGCAGCGGCGACTGACGCAGGCCGGCATGCGGCCCCTCGGGCTCGCGGTCGACGTGACGAACTACGTCATGCTCGACCTCGGGCAGCCGACGCACGCATACGACCTCGCGAAGGTCACCGCGCCCGTCGTCGTCCGGCGCGCACGCGCGGGCGAGCGGCTCGTCACGCTCGACGGCGTCGACCGTGCGCTCGACCCCGAGGACCTGCTCATCACCGACAGCACCGGGGAGCGCGCCGGACGCGTGCTCGGGCTCGCGGGCGTCATGGGCGGCGGGGACAGCGAGGTCGGCGAGGACACCACGGACCTGCTGATCGAGGCGGCGCACTTCGACCCGGTGTCGGTCGCGCGCACGTCGCGGCGGCACAAGCTGTCGAGCGAGGCCGCCAAGCGGTTCGAGCGAGGCGTCGACCCGCAGCTGCCGCGGGTCGCGGTCGCGCGCGTCGTGGAGCTGCTCGTCGAGCACGGCGGTGGCGTCCCCGACGACGGCCTCACCGACGTCGACCGGACGTCCGAGCCGCCGACGATCACGCTGCCCGTCGACCTTCCGGGTCGCCTGGTCGGCGTGCCGTACACGGTCGACGAGGTGCGCACGGTGCTGACCCGGATCGGCGCCGTGGTGTCCGACGCGGGGGACGACGCGCTCGCGGTGCGCGTGCCGTCGTGGCGCCCTGACCTGCTCGTGCCGGTCGACCTCGTCGAGGAGGTCGCGCGCCTGCGTGGCTACGACGCGATCCCGTCGACGCTGCCGGTCGCGCCCGCCGGTCGCGGGCTGACCGACGGTCAGCGGACGCGCCGCTCGGTCGCGCGCGCGCTCGCCGAGGCGGGCTTCGTCGAGGTGCTGACGTACCCGTTCGTGTCGACGGAGCAGCTCGACGCGCTCGCGCTCCCCGAGGAAGACGACCGTCGCCGCGCCGCCCGCCTGGTCAACCCGCTCGCGGAGTCGCACCCGTACCTGCGGACGAACCTGCTGGTGACGCTGCTGGACGCGGCGCGCCGCAACGTCGGTCGCGGCCAGAGCGACCTCGCGGTCTTCGAGATCGGGCTCGTCACGCGACCGGCCCCCGACGCCCCGGCGGCTCCGCGCCTGCCGGGCGGCGTGCGCCCGAGCGACGACGACCTCGCCGCGATCGAGGCCGCCGTCCCGGCGCAGCCGCGTCGCGTCGCGGGCGTGCTCGCGGGCGCCGCGGAGCCCGCCGGGTGGTGGGGGAGCGGCCGTCGGGCCGACCACACCGACGCGATCGCGGCGGCCCGTCGGGTCGCCGAGGTCGTGGGCGTCGACGTCGTTCTCACGGCCGACGCCGAGCACCTGCCCTGGCACCCGGGTCGTTGTGCGCGGATCGCGCTCGCCGACGGCACGCTCGTCGGGCACGCCGGCGAGCTGCACCCGAACGTCGTCGTGGCGCACGGGCTGCCTTCGCGGGCGTCCGCGTTCGAGCTCGACCTCGACGTGCTGCTCGCGGCCGCGCCCACCGAGCCGACGCAGGCGCACCCGGTGTCGTCGTTCCCGCTCGCGAAGGAGGACGTCGCGCTCGTCGTCCCCGCGACGGTGCCGGCCGCCGACGTGCTCGACGCCGTCCGCACCGGCGCGGCCGCCGGGCCTGCCGGGGACGTCGTGGAGGACGTGCGGCTGTTCGACGTGTACGTCGGTGACCAGGTGCCGGACGGGACGCGGTCGCTCGCGTTCTCGCTGCGGCTCCGCGCGGCCGACCGGACACTGACGGCTCAGGAGACGGCGGGCGTCCGCGAGGCCGTCGTCGCCGAGGCGCAGCGCCGGTTCGGGGCGACCCTGCGGGCCTGA
- the pheS gene encoding phenylalanine--tRNA ligase subunit alpha, whose product MTDTPLSPLDEAGVDLAVKAALAAFTAAGDLDELKAARLAHLGEHSPVALANRAIGGLAPAEKGVAGRLLGSARGRLQQALAERQTQLEAERDARVLVEETVDVTLPVDRRPRGARHPLETLQERIADIFVAMGWEIAEGPELESEWFNFDALNFGVDHPARQMQDTFFVDPPESGLVLRTHTSPVQARTLLERDLPVYIACPGKVFRTDALDATHTPVFHQVEGLAVDKGLTMAHLKGTLDHFAQAIFGPEARTRLRPSFFPFTEPSAEMDLWFPQKKGGPGWIEWGGCGMVNPNVLRACGVDPDVYSGFAFGMGIERTLMLRHGIADMHDMVEGDVRFSTQFGTEI is encoded by the coding sequence ATGACCGACACACCCCTGTCCCCGCTCGACGAGGCGGGCGTCGACCTCGCGGTGAAGGCGGCCCTGGCCGCGTTCACGGCGGCCGGCGACCTCGACGAGCTCAAGGCCGCACGCCTCGCGCACCTCGGCGAGCACAGCCCCGTCGCGCTCGCGAACCGTGCGATCGGCGGCCTCGCGCCCGCCGAGAAGGGCGTCGCGGGCCGACTCCTGGGCAGCGCCCGTGGGCGGCTGCAGCAGGCGCTCGCGGAGCGGCAGACGCAGCTCGAGGCGGAGCGCGACGCGCGCGTGCTCGTCGAGGAGACCGTCGACGTGACGCTCCCCGTCGACCGGCGTCCGCGCGGTGCGCGGCACCCGCTGGAGACGCTGCAGGAGCGCATCGCGGACATCTTCGTCGCGATGGGCTGGGAGATCGCCGAGGGGCCCGAGCTCGAGTCGGAGTGGTTCAACTTCGACGCGCTGAACTTCGGCGTCGACCACCCGGCGCGGCAGATGCAGGACACGTTCTTCGTCGACCCGCCGGAGTCGGGACTCGTGCTGCGCACGCACACCTCGCCGGTGCAGGCCCGGACGCTGCTCGAGCGGGACCTGCCGGTGTACATCGCGTGCCCCGGGAAGGTGTTCCGCACGGACGCGCTCGACGCGACGCACACGCCCGTGTTCCACCAGGTCGAGGGCCTCGCGGTCGACAAGGGCCTGACGATGGCGCACCTCAAGGGCACGCTCGACCACTTCGCGCAGGCGATCTTCGGTCCCGAGGCGCGCACGCGTCTGCGGCCGTCGTTCTTCCCGTTCACCGAGCCGTCCGCCGAGATGGACCTGTGGTTCCCGCAGAAGAAGGGCGGGCCCGGCTGGATCGAGTGGGGCGGGTGCGGCATGGTCAACCCGAACGTCCTGCGGGCGTGCGGCGTCGACCCCGACGTCTACTCGGGCTTCGCCTTCGGCATGGGCATCGAGCGGACCCTGATGCTGCGCCACGGCATCGCCGACATGCACGACATGGTGGAGGGCGACGTGCGCTTCTCCACGCAGTTCGGGACGGAGATCTGA
- the thpR gene encoding RNA 2',3'-cyclic phosphodiesterase has product MRLFAAVWPPDDVLDHLDLALATVRGGPAGGSAAVRWSARETWHLTVAFYGELPDGAVPGLTADLAGVAHDREPFTLTLRGAGVFSHRTMWVGVGGDVEAQRRLSAACVDAGVEAGAAPDRRPRERPHLTVARIRPGARPPRRGSSRPARGRGPGEPGADVAVTDQDVARGVARALAVYEGPSWTVDEVCLVASRPGAGRGGGPLYEVVETFAFV; this is encoded by the coding sequence ATGAGGTTGTTCGCCGCCGTGTGGCCCCCCGACGACGTCCTCGACCACCTCGACCTCGCGCTCGCGACCGTGCGCGGCGGCCCCGCGGGAGGCTCGGCCGCGGTGCGGTGGTCGGCACGCGAGACGTGGCACCTCACGGTCGCCTTCTACGGCGAGCTGCCGGACGGTGCCGTCCCGGGGCTCACCGCGGACCTGGCGGGCGTCGCCCACGACCGCGAGCCGTTCACGCTGACCCTGCGCGGCGCCGGCGTGTTCTCGCACCGCACGATGTGGGTGGGCGTCGGGGGTGACGTCGAGGCGCAACGGCGGCTCAGCGCCGCGTGCGTCGACGCGGGCGTCGAGGCGGGAGCCGCGCCGGACCGACGACCGCGTGAGCGGCCCCACCTGACCGTCGCCCGGATCCGCCCCGGCGCCCGACCGCCGCGGCGCGGGTCGTCGCGGCCGGCACGGGGTCGTGGCCCGGGCGAGCCCGGCGCCGACGTCGCGGTCACGGACCAGGACGTGGCACGCGGCGTCGCACGGGCGCTGGCGGTGTACGAGGGGCCGTCGTGGACGGTCGACGAGGTGTGCCTGGTCGCCTCGCGGCCGGGGGCCGGGCGGGGCGGCGGGCCGCTGTACGAGGTCGTCGAGACGTTCGCGTTCGTGTGA
- a CDS encoding TrmH family RNA methyltransferase, producing the protein MPELTNPRAERVKAVRALAGRPARSRSGRFLVEGPQAVREAVRADHVRVHDLYVTDAAAERYREIVVAAAGRGIAARTGSPEVLDAMSADAQGVVAVADQVDVGLDDVLASRPRLVALLAHVRDPGNAGTVVRAADAAGTDAVVLTRESVDLHNPKVVRSTAGSLFHLPVATGADLVTAVAALRERGVTVLAADGTGEHDIDDLLDVAGNAPAGVPDLAAPTAWVFGNEAWGLRDEDRALADAVVRVPIRGRAESLNLATAATVCLYASARAQR; encoded by the coding sequence ATGCCCGAGCTGACCAATCCCCGCGCCGAGCGGGTGAAGGCAGTGCGGGCGCTGGCCGGGCGTCCGGCGCGTTCGCGGTCGGGCCGGTTCCTCGTCGAGGGGCCGCAGGCCGTCCGCGAGGCCGTGCGTGCCGACCACGTGCGCGTGCACGACCTGTACGTCACGGACGCGGCCGCCGAGCGGTACCGCGAGATCGTCGTGGCCGCGGCCGGTCGGGGGATCGCGGCCCGCACGGGCTCCCCGGAGGTGCTCGACGCGATGAGCGCCGACGCGCAGGGCGTCGTGGCGGTCGCCGACCAGGTCGACGTCGGCCTCGACGACGTGCTCGCGAGCCGGCCGCGGCTCGTCGCGCTCCTGGCGCACGTCCGCGACCCGGGGAACGCCGGGACCGTGGTGCGCGCCGCCGACGCCGCGGGCACCGACGCCGTCGTCCTCACGCGCGAGAGCGTCGACCTGCACAACCCGAAGGTGGTGCGCTCGACCGCCGGGTCGCTGTTCCACCTGCCCGTCGCGACCGGAGCCGACCTCGTGACGGCCGTCGCGGCGCTGCGCGAGCGCGGCGTGACCGTCCTCGCGGCCGACGGCACGGGCGAGCACGACATCGACGACCTGCTGGACGTCGCCGGGAACGCGCCCGCCGGTGTGCCCGACCTGGCCGCGCCCACCGCGTGGGTGTTCGGCAACGAGGCGTGGGGCTTGCGCGACGAGGACCGCGCGCTCGCCGACGCCGTCGTGCGCGTGCCCATCCGCGGTCGCGCCGAGTCGCTCAACCTCGCGACCGCCGCCACGGTCTGCCTCTACGCGAGCGCCCGCGCGCAGCGCTGA
- the rplT gene encoding 50S ribosomal protein L20, whose product MARVKRAVNAQKKRRSTLERASGYRGQRSRLYRKAKEQVTHSLVYAYRDRKVRKADFRKLWIQRINAASREQGLTYNRLIQGLKLAGVEVDRRVLADLAVNDAAAFNALVQVAKDALPADVNAPSAA is encoded by the coding sequence GTGGCACGCGTGAAGCGGGCGGTCAACGCCCAGAAGAAGCGTCGTTCGACCCTGGAGCGCGCCAGCGGTTACCGCGGCCAGCGCTCGCGGCTGTACCGCAAGGCGAAGGAGCAGGTCACCCACTCCCTCGTCTACGCCTACCGCGACCGCAAGGTCCGCAAGGCGGACTTCCGCAAGCTGTGGATCCAGCGCATCAACGCGGCGTCGCGCGAGCAGGGCCTGACGTACAACCGCCTCATCCAGGGCCTCAAGCTCGCGGGTGTCGAGGTCGACCGTCGTGTCCTCGCGGACCTCGCGGTCAACGACGCGGCGGCGTTCAACGCCCTCGTCCAGGTCGCCAAGGACGCACTGCCCGCCGACGTCAACGCGCCGTCGGCTGCGTGA
- the rpmI gene encoding 50S ribosomal protein L35, translating into MPKNKTHSGAKKRFRITGSGKVMREQANGRHLLEHKSSRRTRRIAGDVVVSAADTPKIKKLLGK; encoded by the coding sequence ATGCCGAAGAACAAGACGCACTCCGGTGCCAAGAAGCGCTTCCGGATCACCGGCAGCGGCAAGGTCATGCGTGAGCAGGCCAACGGCCGTCACCTCCTCGAGCACAAGTCGAGCCGTCGCACCCGCCGCATCGCCGGCGACGTCGTCGTCTCCGCCGCTGACACCCCGAAGATCAAGAAGCTGCTCGGCAAGTGA